In Diceros bicornis minor isolate mBicDic1 chromosome 13, mDicBic1.mat.cur, whole genome shotgun sequence, the sequence tcccttaaCTTGCATCTTGGGAAGAGGGCCAAGACTCTGGTGTGAATGATGCTTTCCTTATCCTGGAGCAACTTCCTTTCTGGGAACTGGGTGTCTCCTTCTGGGCAAAGACAATAAAATTTATCCAAGGGACCAGAGGAGCAGggctcctcctgcccccacccggATGGGCATCACGTGGCTCCCGGGTTAGCAGTTCAGGAAAATCCCAGCCGTTGCACAGTTGGCCTCCCATATCCATCTCCTCACCCACCCTGACACACTCAGTCTCTGGGACCCACCTTGAACATTCACCATTGCCCACTCCCTGGCACACTTCTTTCACCCTCAGCTTCTGCCACCTCTCTCTGGGCAATATTGCCAGCCTTTCCCTAATCCCAGAGCTGCAGCCTTGCCCTGTCACTCATCCCAAAACCCACCATGTCCCTGGGGCCACTGAAATTTCAGGCAGTGGGTGAAGAAGatgaggaggatgaggaggaagagagCCTGGACTCTGTGAAGGCACTGACAGCCAAGCTGCGGCTGCAGACACGGCGGCCCTCATACCTGGAGTGGACAGCCCGGGTCCAGAGCCAGGCCTGGCGCAGGGCCCAAGCCAGACCTGAGCCAGGGGGACCTGGGGCCATCTGCGGCTTCGACTCAATGGACTCCGCCCTTGAATGGCTCCGACGGGAGCTGGTGAGTCTGGAGGGGTGAGCAGCCTTATAGAGGGCCTCGGAGCCAGTTCCCCTTAGGGCCCAAGACCACGGGTGTGGGGAGGGGATGAGAATGGACCCCACCTCCAGCAACCGGCCACACCTGTGGCCCTGTCTTGAGGTTGAGGAGCCAGGGATAGACTTGTCCAGTGTTTCATTCAGGGAGCCTTGCTGAAGAAGGATTCCATCCAATCTACTGACTTTCTGCTCCTGTGGCTCAGGGGACAGAGCCCTGCCCTTGGTGGTCACCAGTTACAGGTGGGGAGGGCATGGCCTCTCCTACTCTGGGAATTGCTATATCCCAAAAGTACAAAATAAAGTTCAAAAGGAGGCACTGACCACGCTGTAGGCAGAATCTGAGGAGGCGAGTGTTGAATAAGTGGCTCAACCCGATATGTGCAAATATAAATAAGTGGAGGCTCCAGATGGGAGATTCTGCTTGGTTGATCTGGGATGGGGCCCCAGGCACCTGTATTTGTTTAATAATGGCTCCTTAGCCCGGTTTTAGAACCACCAGTGTGGCGCAAGAtctgagagagagcgagagatcAAGCTGAGGTGAGGGTGGGGAGGACACAGCCAGTGCAAAGACCCAGGGTGTTGACAGGAAGGGAAGAATGGCGCTGAGCCGCTGAGGGCGGGTCCGGCAGGCTCATGTCCCCTCTCGGCCGCAGCGGGAGATGCAAGCTCAGGACCGGCAGCTGGCGGGGCAGCTGCTGCGGCTGCGGGCCCAGCTGCACCGGCTGAAGGTGGACCAAGCCTGTCACCTGCACCAGGAGCTACTGGACGAGGccgagctggagctggagctggagccgggGGCTGGCCTGGCCTTGGCCCCGCCGCTGCGGCACCTGGGCCTCACGCGCATGAACATCAGCGCGCGGCGCTTCACCCTCTGCTGAGGGGCGCCCGCGTACTTCCTGGGGCACCCGCCGCCCCTTCCCCAGCCCACccgggaagggagaagggaggggtgcCCCAGAGGCGCCAGCACCTGGCAGCGGTGGGGGTTGGGGGCCACTCAGCTCTCTGGGAGCGTAAAGTGCTAGCATCCTGTCCCCACTGCTGCCCCAGCTGGGGGTGTgcgggaggaaggggaggagctcATACACCCCAGGCTCCTCAATAAACGCCCTTTCTGCTTCCCACCAAGGTCTCTGCAGTCATTTATTCAAGCCCAAGGTCGCTGTATGTCGTTTGTTGCTGGGACCAGGGATTCCACTGCAGGAGAGAAAGCTGGGGCTAGGGATGGAAGACGGACTGATGGATCCCCGTCTCCCCCACAGCTCCAGCTCTCTCTCTATCTTATCAAGGTCAGAACTGGGAAAGAACTTAAAATCCTAAATCACCCCCAGGGAAGGTGACTTAGGTAAATGGGCAGATGAATGGGTTCAAAGCCAGCTCCACGCTTTATTTATGTCAGACCTTGAAGAGGTTCCTTAACCCCTGAATCTGTTTCTTTACCTCTAAAATGGAAATGCTAATTCTCACTCTACAAGAAGTTGAATATGTCTTAAGTGGGACAATGcacaataagcactcaataaagatGAACTGTCTATTGCTTATTGTTACTATCACCAGCGGTATTATTACTGTtgtactgaggcccagagatggacTGTGAAGTGCTTAGGTTCACAGCAAGGGCGGCTGGGGCCTGCAGCCTGGACTCTGTGCTCTGTGTCActctgtagggtttttttttttactttgcatcTCTCAGCCTTTGTTTCTGTGTTACCCTCTTTGTCTGACTTTCCAACTCAGGCTTCCTCTTCCCCCCACCCATTTCCTGTCTCCCCCTTCCCTTTGCAGCTGAGGTGCACACAGCATCAGCTTCGACCTCACAAACCCCAACAATGCTCTgtgggctcccctcccccaacccgcTCACTCATGTAGGCTCAGGGGTGGTGACGCATTTATACTTTCCTCTAGGTGAGGTCAAGGCCCAGCTCTTGGGCCTGATAGAGGCCACCTGGAGTTCCTCATAACACTAGTGACCTGGCTTTCAGCCTATGATGGGTGCCACCCTTAGCCTGGCCCCGGGGGAAAGGGAGACTCTTGGCCTGCTAGCCCTTGTGACAAGTTTCCTGCCTCCTGCCTACA encodes:
- the FAM167B gene encoding protein FAM167B, translated to MSLGPLKFQAVGEEDEEDEEEESLDSVKALTAKLRLQTRRPSYLEWTARVQSQAWRRAQARPEPGGPGAICGFDSMDSALEWLRRELREMQAQDRQLAGQLLRLRAQLHRLKVDQACHLHQELLDEAELELELEPGAGLALAPPLRHLGLTRMNISARRFTLC